In one Zalophus californianus isolate mZalCal1 chromosome 10, mZalCal1.pri.v2, whole genome shotgun sequence genomic region, the following are encoded:
- the TMEM114 gene encoding transmembrane protein 114 isoform X1 produces the protein MRVHLGMLAGAAALTGALSFVLLAAAIATDFWYIIDTERLERGGPGARGRAGAALSELEPLSSHSGLWRTCRVQSPCVPLMNPFWQENVTVSDSSRQLLTMHGTFVILLPLSLILMVFGGMMGFLSFLLRVSILLLLTGTLFLFGALLTLAGISVYIAYSAAAFREARCLLEEKALLDQVDIRFGWSLALGWMSFIAELLTGVAFMGAARVLSLRQKQDRAI, from the exons ATGCGGGTGCACCTGGGCATGCTGGCGGGCGCGGCGGCGCTGACCGGGGCGCTCAGCTTTGTGCTCCTGGCGGCCGCCATCGCCACGGACTTCTGGTACATCATTGACACTGAGCGGCTGGAGCGGGGCGGCCCGGGggcgcggggccgggcgggggccgcCCTCAGTGAGCTCGAACCTCTGAGCTCGCACTCTGGCCTCTGGCGCACCTGCCGGG TCCAGAGCCCGTGCGTGCCGCTGATGAACCCCTTCTGGCAGGAGAACGTGACCGTCAGCGACTCAAGCCGACAACTTCTCA CCATGCATGGGACATTTGTGATTCTGCTGCCACTCAGCCTGATCCTGATGGTGTTTGGGGGGATGATGGGGTTTCTGAGCTTCCTCCTCCGAGTCTCcatcctcctcctgctcacaggGACCCTCTTCCTCTTTGGAG CCTTGCTGACCCTGGCTGGAATCAGTGTCTACATCGCGTACTCGGCGGCCGCCTTCCGGGAGGCGCGGTGTCTCCTGGAGGAGAAGGCCCTCCTGGACCAGGTGGACATCCGCTTCGGCTGgtccctggccctgggctggaTGAGCTTCATCGCTGAGCTGCTCACCGGGGTGGCCTTTATGGGGGCGGCCCGCGTGCTCAGCCTGAGACAGAAGCAGGACCGGGCCATATGA
- the TMEM114 gene encoding transmembrane protein 114 isoform X2, translating to MRVHLGMLAGAAALTGALSFVLLAAAIATDFWYIIDTERLERGGPGARGRAGAALSELEPLSSHSGLWRTCRVQSPCVPLMNPFWQENVTVSDSSRQLLTLLTLAGISVYIAYSAAAFREARCLLEEKALLDQVDIRFGWSLALGWMSFIAELLTGVAFMGAARVLSLRQKQDRAI from the exons ATGCGGGTGCACCTGGGCATGCTGGCGGGCGCGGCGGCGCTGACCGGGGCGCTCAGCTTTGTGCTCCTGGCGGCCGCCATCGCCACGGACTTCTGGTACATCATTGACACTGAGCGGCTGGAGCGGGGCGGCCCGGGggcgcggggccgggcgggggccgcCCTCAGTGAGCTCGAACCTCTGAGCTCGCACTCTGGCCTCTGGCGCACCTGCCGGG TCCAGAGCCCGTGCGTGCCGCTGATGAACCCCTTCTGGCAGGAGAACGTGACCGTCAGCGACTCAAGCCGACAACTTCTCA CCTTGCTGACCCTGGCTGGAATCAGTGTCTACATCGCGTACTCGGCGGCCGCCTTCCGGGAGGCGCGGTGTCTCCTGGAGGAGAAGGCCCTCCTGGACCAGGTGGACATCCGCTTCGGCTGgtccctggccctgggctggaTGAGCTTCATCGCTGAGCTGCTCACCGGGGTGGCCTTTATGGGGGCGGCCCGCGTGCTCAGCCTGAGACAGAAGCAGGACCGGGCCATATGA